The DNA window TTCTCTGAGTGATAGTCCTTCAGCAAATTAACAGGCACCTTTCTCAGGTAGGAGGAGAGCTGCCATGAACAAAGAACGATAGACGGCTATTGAGCAAGCCCAGACTTCTGCAGTCACCATGTCAATATTTACCCAGAtagcaaaacacagagttcatgatctgatgctgccgtatcccactctgtcacatcaGCAAACAGACACCCAAAAGCCATCATACcccaagcaaagttttgacccccaaaaaggagaagaaccagagactccatgaagtccactgggtactttctaatggctactgattttatgtggaaggtattcagataacatggtgaggggtggcagtataaaagcaTGAGATAGATAGATTTTCATCTTACTTATACTGCTATAAACCTAGAAGAACTCCACTGACTGAGtggagttagtgtggatttaccactatacagacagcattttgaaaaaaaaaaatcacacaccatattcttatggggacaataatgtcatcagttgattgtatttgtaaaaaaaacagataaaaccatgttcatcagagaaatgcagacattttatttttgttgaataacctccacccagtcagtttcctcagggaagctttgatttccttgttcctcatgctgtagatgattggattcatcactggcggcagcacggaatagagaacagccaccacgagatccagagctgacggagagctggagatgggtttcatgtaggcaaagacagcagtggaaagaaacatggaaattacaatgaggtgaggaaggcatgtggagaaggttttatgtcggccctgctcagaggggattctcaataccgtggtcaagatctgaacatatgtcacaattataaaaacaaaacaacttaggGTTAAACACACACCAAATGCAATAACCCCAACTTCACTGAAGTACGAGTTAGAGCAGGCGAGCTtgagtagctgggggatttcacagaagaactgatccaccatgttgcctccacagaaggttatCGAAAACGTGTACCCGGTGTACAATGAAGAATAGAGAattacactgatccaggcactggctgccatttggacacaagctctcctgttcattatagtctcatagtgcagtggtttgcagatggcgACGTATCGATCGTAtgccatgatggtgagtaagaCAAAGTCGGTTTCAgcaaagaagatgaagaaaaagacTTGGGTGACacatccagaataggaaatggacctggtgttcataagggaattggccatagatttggggatggtgacagagatggagccgaggtctaggatggacaaactcatgaggaagaagtacatgggggtgtgaaggtggtagtcaagagctatggctatgatgatgagaagatttcctgtcagggctgccaggtaaagcactagaaacaccatgaagtgcaaaatctgcagctctcgaacatcagagaatcccaggagaaggaactcggtcacggtggtttggttggacattttctttcttagttcattgtgtgatggctgtggagggaaggacaagagcaatggtcagggttatagcgagagagggaatgactctgattcccctctccatgatatctcatggtgtgaatgtcaaaggtgcacagcactTGTCACTTCCATTGTCTGGAGTAGTGAGGGCTCCTCATCGCTCACAACCAGGGCACTACTCTGGTGCGTTATGATAGGAGTATAAATTGGCATCGCTCCCTTAAAGTCACTCgagctgggtcagtttacaccatctgagggtctggcccaagaTGAGGATGTGGCTTGATCAAATGCAGgatgaaagatggaacaaagtacaatccaaatccaacaatttgagccaaaattatgcccctattgctacagacagcaggctcacaacttggccaactcaactaaaatactaaaatgccagcacagtctgattcccacttaactgagaaatacagcacagaatcacccagcttcccgcctggcagcttttctgtgatgattccacCCCAACATCCCACATACCGCCTGATGCCTACTTACACGttgatttatggcaccagatcccagctgcactcccattgCTGGGTGATGGTGGGCTGGTCGCATCGCTCAGTTGCTCCTAGGTTGTGTGGTTCCcctctgtgactttatttctgtgctgtgtgagtcaggagacttcggttctagtcttgcctctgtcactttgtgaccatggagcagtcaccgctgcctctctttcctccccttccctttgtctgtcttgtgtactttgaatgtgaactcttttggggatggattgtgtcttcctatgtgcatgttctgtgcacatgttgacagtatttttgtttagcaggcagcagtgtgggacagaggctatgatggtagaagtggagatctgggttctagttccatcaacctcctgcctgtccttgggtaggataaagagagacaggctttgtctgggagcttcgactctcagggctttagtttagagaggttaatatgtttaaaacacattctctgggcgaccaactttgctacttactcagttttgccatcctgcagctacccctttgaaacagacaaacacggttgcaatagagggaatgggg is part of the Eretmochelys imbricata isolate rEreImb1 chromosome 14, rEreImb1.hap1, whole genome shotgun sequence genome and encodes:
- the LOC144275164 gene encoding olfactory receptor 14A16-like yields the protein MSNQTTVTEFLLLGFSDVRELQILHFMVFLVLYLAALTGNLLIIIAIALDYHLHTPMYFFLMSLSILDLGSISVTIPKSMANSLMNTRSISYSGCVTQVFFFIFFAETDFVLLTIMAYDRYVAICKPLHYETIMNRRACVQMAASAWISVILYSSLYTGYTFSITFCGGNMVDQFFCEIPQLLKLACSNSYFSEVGVIAFGVCLTLSCFVFIIVTYVQILTTVLRIPSEQGRHKTFSTCLPHLIVISMFLSTAVFAYMKPISSSPSALDLVVAVLYSVLPPVMNPIIYSMRNKEIKASLRKLTGWRLFNKNKMSAFL